One genomic segment of Actinomycetes bacterium includes these proteins:
- the dnaE gene encoding DNA polymerase III subunit alpha codes for MGSRDSFVHLHVHTEYSMLDGAARVDDLFQESAAMGMPALAMTDHGNVFGAYDFWKKATAAGVKPIIGVEAYVTPRTHRSDRTRVKWGQGGGDDVSGGGAFTHMTLLAESTAGMHNLFRLNSRASLEGFFYKPRMDRELLQQYSGGLIATTGCPSGEVQTFLRLDKYDQARAAAAEFRDIFGAGNYYLELMEHGLEIEARVRADLLRLAQDLALPVVATNDLHYTRKEDAPAHEVLLCVQSGSTMADPNRFKLDGDSYYLKSPEEMRRVWRDLPEACDNTLLIAERCEVSFTEGEGRYMPRFPVPQGESEQSWFVKEVERGLVARYPAGIPEDVRRQALYETDVICSKGYAGYFLVVADFINWAKEQAIRVGPGRGSGAGSMCAYAMRITDLDPLQHGLIFERFLNPERMSMPDFDVDFDERRRGEVIRYVTDKYGDDRVAQIVTYGTIKAKQAMKDSARVLGYPYA; via the coding sequence ATGGGATCCCGAGACTCGTTCGTGCACCTGCACGTGCACACCGAGTACTCCATGCTCGACGGCGCGGCCCGCGTGGACGACCTGTTCCAGGAGTCGGCGGCGATGGGGATGCCTGCCCTGGCGATGACCGACCACGGCAACGTGTTCGGCGCCTACGACTTCTGGAAGAAGGCCACCGCCGCCGGGGTCAAGCCCATCATCGGCGTCGAGGCCTATGTGACCCCGCGCACCCACCGCAGCGACCGCACCCGGGTCAAGTGGGGCCAGGGTGGCGGCGACGACGTGTCCGGCGGCGGCGCGTTCACCCACATGACGCTGCTGGCCGAGTCCACCGCCGGCATGCACAACCTGTTCCGGCTCAACAGCCGGGCCAGCCTCGAGGGCTTCTTCTACAAGCCCCGGATGGACCGCGAGCTCCTCCAGCAGTACTCCGGCGGGCTGATCGCCACCACCGGCTGCCCGTCCGGCGAGGTGCAGACGTTCCTCCGGCTCGACAAGTACGACCAGGCGCGAGCGGCGGCGGCGGAGTTCCGCGACATCTTCGGCGCCGGCAACTACTACCTCGAGCTGATGGAGCACGGCCTGGAGATCGAGGCCCGGGTCCGGGCCGACCTGCTCCGGCTGGCCCAGGACCTCGCCCTGCCGGTCGTGGCCACCAACGACCTGCACTACACCCGCAAGGAGGACGCCCCGGCCCACGAGGTGCTGCTGTGCGTCCAGTCCGGGTCGACGATGGCCGACCCCAACCGGTTCAAGCTCGACGGCGACTCCTACTACCTCAAGTCGCCCGAGGAGATGCGCCGTGTCTGGCGCGACCTGCCCGAGGCGTGCGACAACACGCTGCTCATCGCCGAGCGGTGCGAGGTGTCCTTCACCGAGGGCGAGGGGCGCTACATGCCGCGCTTTCCGGTGCCCCAGGGCGAGTCGGAGCAGTCGTGGTTCGTCAAGGAGGTCGAGCGGGGTCTCGTCGCGCGCTACCCCGCGGGCATCCCGGAGGACGTACGTCGCCAGGCGCTCTACGAGACCGACGTCATCTGCTCCAAGGGCTACGCGGGCTACTTCCTGGTCGTCGCCGACTTCATCAACTGGGCCAAGGAGCAGGCCATCCGGGTCGGGCCGGGCCGTGGGTCCGGAGCCGGCTCGATGTGCGCCTACGCGATGCGGATCACCGACCTCGACCCGCTGCAGCACGGCCTGATCTTCGAGCGCTTCCTGAACCCCGAGCGCATGTCGATGCCCGACTTCGACGTCGACTTCGACGAGCGCCGTCGCGGCGAGGTCATCCGCTACGTCACCGACAAGTACGGCGACGACCGGGTGGCCCAGATCGTCACCTACGGCACCATCAAGGCCAAGCAGGCGATGAAGGACTCGGCCCGGGTCCTCGGCTACCCCTACGC